From a single Brassica oleracea var. oleracea cultivar TO1000 chromosome C5, BOL, whole genome shotgun sequence genomic region:
- the LOC106343130 gene encoding auxin-responsive protein SAUR22-like isoform X2 — MAGSVGKCSKIRHIVRLRQMLRRWRNKARLSSVSRCVPSDVPSGHVAVCVGSECRRFVVRASYLNHPILSNLLVQAEEEYGFVNQGPLVIPCEESVFEETIRFISRSDSSRSSRFTCPEDIQKWHGGIKSKLDLLIESRPLLHGVVEKAVW; from the coding sequence ATGGCCGGAAGTGTTGGAAAATGCAGCAAGATCCGCCACATTGTGAGGCTCAGGCAAATGCTCCGGCGATGGCGCAACAAAGCTCGGTTATCTTCAGTCAGCCGTTGTGTGCCGTCCGATGTTCCATCTGGACACGTGGCAGTTTGTGTAGGTAGCGAGTGCAGGAGATTCGTTGTGCGCGCGTCGTACCTGAACCATCCGATCTTGAGCAATCTCCTTGTCCAAGCCGAGGAAGAGTACGGTTTCGTGAACCAGGGGCCGTTGGTTATCCCTTGTGAAGAGTCGGTTTTCGAGGAAACGATCCGGTTCATTTCTCGGTCTGATTCTTCCCGGTCAAGCCGGTTTACTTGTCCTGAAGATATCCAGAAATGGCACGGAGGAATCAAAAGCAAGCTAGATCTGTTGATCGAATCTCGGCCGTTGCTTCACGGCGTCGTCGAGAAAGCCGTCTGGTG
- the LOC106343130 gene encoding auxin-responsive protein SAUR22-like isoform X1, with translation MAGSVGKCSKIRHIVRLRQMLRRWRNKARLSSVSRCVPSDVPSGHVAVCVGSECRRFVVRASYLNHPILSNLLVQAEEEYGFVNQGPLVIPCEESVFEETIRFISRSDSSRSSRFTCPEDIQKWHGGIKSKLDLLIESRPLLHGVVEKAVW, from the coding sequence ATGGCCGGAAGTGTTGGAAAATGCAGCAAGATCCGCCACATTGTGAGGCTCAGGCAAATGCTCCGGCGATGGCGCAACAAAGCTCGGTTATCTTCAGTCAGCCGTTGTGTGCCGTCCGATGTTCCATCTGGACACGTGGCAGTTTGTGTAGGTAGCGAGTGCAGGAGATTCGTTGTGCGCGCGTCGTACCTGAACCATCCGATCTTGAGCAATCTCCTTGTCCAAGCCGAGGAAGAGTACGGTTTCGTGAACCAGGGGCCGTTGGTTATCCCTTGTGAAGAGTCGGTTTTCGAGGAAACGATCCGGTTCATTTCTCGGTCTGATTCTTCCCGGTCAAGCCGGTTTACTTGTCCTGAAGATATCCAGAAATGGCACGGAGGAATCAAAAGCAAGCTAGATCTGTTGATCGAATCTCGGCCGTTGCTTCACGGCGTCGTCGAGAAAGCCGTCTGGTGA